Proteins encoded together in one Camelina sativa cultivar DH55 chromosome 9, Cs, whole genome shotgun sequence window:
- the LOC104711096 gene encoding putative receptor-like protein kinase At3g46340, which translates to MESPQEILLLALISAFSLIHIVQALDPEGLVSLEIPVLQIPVKFIVLASAVVIILVLLVLICVCRKKKAPSHVKDIPPSPIPSTSSKSDDSIKTKRKKFTYSEVTEMTKNFERALGEGGFGIVYHGYLNGSEEVAVKVELLLRVHHINLVGLVGYCDERGHLALIYEYMSNVDLKHHLSGKHDVSILKWSTRLRIAIDAALGLEYLHIGCRPSMVHRDVKSTNILLDKRYTAKIADFGLSRSFQLGDESHISTVVAGTPGYLDPEYYRTGRLAEMSDVYSFGIVLLEIMTNQRVIDQNREKRHITEWVALVLNRGDITRIMDPNLYGDYNSNSVWKALELAMSCANPSSEKRPSMSQVISILKECLTSENLMRNKNQDMEYTDSSLEMTMNFDTEVIPRAR; encoded by the exons ATGGAGAGTCCCCAAGAAATTTTGCTGCTTGCACTTATATCAGCTTTCTCTCTTATTCACATTGTTCAAGCTCTAGATCCCGAAG GATTAGTAAGTCTCGAAATTCCGGTTCTCCAAATTCCAGTGAAATTCATTGTACTTGCTTCTGCTGTTGTGATCATTCTAGTTCTACTAGTTCTCATTTGTGTgtgcagaaagaaaaaagcacCAAGTCATGTGAAAG ACATACCCCCTTCACCAATTCCATCTACTAGTAGTAAATCAGACGACTCGATcaagacaaaaaggaaaaagtttaCTTATTCAGAGGTTACAGAAATGACAAAAAACTTTGAAAGAGCTCTTGGTGAAGGAGGCTTTGGCATTGTCTACCATGGTTATTTGAATGGTTCAGAGGAAGTAGCTGTTA AGGTTGAACTTCTGCTGAGAGTTCATCACATTAACTTGGTTGGCCTTGTTGGGTATTGCGATGAACGAGGTCACTTGGCTCTCATCTACGAATATATGTCCAACGTGGACTTAAAACATCATTTGTCAG GAAAACATGATGTCTCTATTTTGAAGTGGAGTACTCGATTAAGAATAGCCATTGATGCCGCACTAG GACTGGAATACTTACATATTGGTTGTCGGCCATCAATGGTACATAGAGATGTCAAAAGTACGAATATATTGTTGGACAAGCGATACACTGCCAAAATTGCGGATTTTGGGCTTTCAAGATCCTTCCAACTTGGAGATGAATCTCATATCTCAACAGTTGTTGCTGGTACTCCTGGATATCTAGATCCTGA GTATTACAGGACAGGTCGGTTGGCCGAGATGAGCGATGTCTACAGTTTTGGGATAGTGTTATTGGAGATAATGACAAACCAACGTGTGATTGACCAAAACCGCGAAAAGCGACACATAACAGAATGGGTTGCGCTTGTGCTTAACAGAGGAGATATCACCCGGATCATGGATCCTAATCTTTACGGAGATTACAACTCAAACTCTGTATGGAAAGCTCTTGAATTGGCTATGTCATGCGCAAACCCTTCTTCAGAAAAACGACCAAGCATGTCCCAAGTTATTAGCATACTTAAAGAGTGTCTAACTTCAGAAAACTTGATGAGAAATAAGAATCAAGACATGGAGTACACTGATAGTTCCCTTGAGATGACCATGAACTTTGATACTGAGGTTATCCCTAGGGCAAGGTAG
- the LOC104711100 gene encoding UDP-glucuronic acid decarboxylase 5 — translation MASSDKQTSPKPPPSPSPLRNSKFCPSNMRILISGGAGFIGSHLVDKLMENEKNEVIVADNYFTGSKENLKKWIGHPRFELIRHDVTEPLLIEVDRIYHLACPASPIFYKYNPVKTIKTNVIGTLNMLGLAKRVGARILLTSTSEVYGDPLIHPQPESYWGNVNPIGVRSCYDEGKRVAETLMFDYHRQHGIEIRIARIFNTYGPRMNIDDGRVVSNFIAQALRGEALTVQKPGTQTRSFCYVSDMVDGLMRLMEGDDTGPINIGNPGEFTMVELAETVKELINPSIEIKMVENTPDDPRQRKPDITKAKEVLGWEPKVKLREGLPLMEEDFRLRLGVPKE, via the exons ATGGCGTCAAGTGATAAACAAACAAGCCCAAAGCCTCCACCTTCACCTTCACCTCTCCGCAATTCCAAGTTTTGTCCG TCCAATATGAGGATCTTGATCTCAGGAGGAGCTGGATTCATTGGCTCTCACCTTGTTGATAAGTTGatggaaaatgaaaagaatGAG GTGATTGTTGCTGATAACTATTTCACTGGTTCAAAGGAAAACCTTAAGAAGTGGATCGGTCATCCGAGATTTGAGCTTATCCGTCATG ATGTCACGGAGCCACTTTTGATTGAGGTTGATCGGATTTACCATCTCGCATGTCCTGCTTCTCCCATCTTCTACAAGTACAACCCTGTGAAGACAATCAAGACCAATGTGATTGGTACACTGAACATGCTAGGTCTTGCCAAGCGTGTTGGAGCAAG GATTTTGCTTACATCAACCTCGGAAGTGTATGGAGATCCTCTGATCCATCCCCAGCCTGAGAGCTATTGGGGAAATGTCAACCCAATTG GGGTTAGAAGCTGTTATGATGAGGGCAAGCGTGTGGCTGAGACCTTGATGTTTGACTACCACAGGCAACATGGAATTG AAATCCGCATTGCCAGAATCTTCAACACCTATGGTCCACGCATGAACATCGATGATGGCCGTGTTGTAAGCAACTTCATTGCTCAAGCACTACG GGGTGAGGCATTGACTGTTCAGAAACCAGGGACACAGACTCGCAGTTTCTGTTATGTATCTGACATGGTTGATGGACTTATGCGCCTCATGGAAGGAGATGACACTGGTCCCATCAACATTGGTAACCCTG GTGAGTTTACCATGGTGGAACTAGCTGAGACAGTGAAGGAG CTGATTAACCCGAGCATAGAGATAAAGATGGTTGAGAACACACCAGATGATCCAAGACAGAGGAAGCCGGACATCACAAAGGCTAAAGAAGTGTTGGGATGGGAACCAAAGGTGAAACTCCGTGAAGGTCTTCCCCTTATGGAAGAAGACTTCAGGCTAAGGCTCGGAGTCCCCAAAGAATAA